A single window of Vibrio stylophorae DNA harbors:
- a CDS encoding helix-turn-helix transcriptional regulator, which produces MDSVFQPYEVMVDFLADFLGENAEVVVHDFTDLHQSIRKIRNGHVTGRKVGDPITDLVVKTLGDKENANTLYRCNYRAITKNQNILKCATYFIRNSEKNIIGAMCINMLVDDYVRVKQVLDSFLCGVLPQSDIQLDEVDENLGQTVPELVDSRITSVIQSAGIPVETMAQNDKVDIISRLNAEGVFLLKGSVHRVANELDLSEPTVYKYLQKLK; this is translated from the coding sequence TTGGATTCCGTATTTCAACCATATGAGGTCATGGTCGATTTTCTCGCCGATTTTCTGGGTGAAAATGCCGAAGTTGTTGTTCACGACTTCACTGATTTACACCAATCGATCCGAAAAATTCGCAATGGCCATGTGACAGGCCGAAAGGTAGGTGATCCTATTACTGATTTAGTTGTTAAGACGCTAGGGGATAAGGAAAACGCAAATACACTCTATCGCTGTAATTATCGTGCGATTACTAAAAATCAAAACATCCTCAAGTGTGCGACTTATTTTATTCGAAATTCAGAAAAAAATATCATTGGAGCCATGTGTATCAACATGCTAGTTGATGACTACGTCCGAGTGAAACAAGTACTTGATAGTTTTTTATGTGGCGTATTACCACAATCAGATATTCAGCTCGATGAAGTTGATGAAAATTTAGGTCAAACAGTACCTGAGCTTGTTGATAGCCGTATTACAAGTGTCATTCAATCTGCAGGAATTCCTGTCGAAACGATGGCACAAAATGATAAGGTAGATATCATTTCTCGCCTCAATGCTGAAGGTGTTTTTTTACTAAAAGGAAGCGTTCATCGTGTTGCTAACGAATTAGATCTTTCTGAACCCACGGTATACAAATATCTTCAAAAATTAAAATAA
- the lptG gene encoding LPS export ABC transporter permease LptG encodes MFKILDWYIGRTIIATSMLTLSTLVGLSAIIKYVEQLRKVGEGTFDLLQAFYFVVLSMPRDIEMFFPMAVLLGALIGLGMLASSSELVVMQAAGFSKLNIGVSVLKTAIPLMLLVTLLGQWGAPQAQKLAREMRATAISGGSIMNSRYGVWAKEGQDFIYLAQVKEDNQLHGINIWRFDDKGALTQSLYAPTGTYLADQGWQLHNVTVTHFTNAKISETKQPEYFWNSVLTPDKLAVVTVKPEELSLSGVYDYVSFLRDSKQDASRYELALWRKVFQPLSIAVMMLMALSFVFGPLRSVTMGARILSGVIFGFGFYIANEVFGPMILVYSLPPIIGAVTPSLVFLALAVMLLNRRI; translated from the coding sequence ATGTTTAAGATTTTAGATTGGTATATCGGCCGTACCATTATCGCGACCTCGATGCTGACGCTTTCGACATTGGTAGGGCTGTCGGCGATCATTAAATATGTTGAGCAGCTCCGTAAAGTGGGCGAAGGTACCTTTGATTTGCTTCAAGCCTTTTATTTCGTGGTGCTCAGTATGCCGCGAGATATTGAGATGTTCTTTCCCATGGCGGTATTGCTTGGCGCATTGATTGGCTTGGGTATGTTGGCATCAAGCTCTGAGCTGGTGGTGATGCAAGCGGCGGGCTTTTCCAAGCTCAATATCGGCGTTTCGGTTCTGAAAACCGCTATTCCACTGATGCTGCTCGTGACTCTATTAGGTCAATGGGGTGCACCTCAAGCGCAGAAACTGGCGCGTGAGATGCGTGCCACGGCAATTTCTGGCGGCAGCATCATGAATTCCCGTTATGGCGTGTGGGCTAAAGAAGGGCAAGATTTTATCTATTTGGCGCAGGTCAAAGAGGATAACCAGCTGCATGGCATTAATATTTGGCGGTTTGATGACAAAGGCGCACTGACGCAGTCGCTCTATGCGCCTACAGGAACTTATTTAGCCGATCAAGGTTGGCAACTGCATAACGTGACTGTCACTCATTTTACCAATGCGAAAATTAGCGAAACCAAGCAGCCGGAATATTTTTGGAATAGCGTGTTAACGCCTGACAAACTTGCGGTGGTGACGGTGAAGCCAGAGGAGCTTTCATTGTCTGGTGTTTACGATTACGTGAGCTTCCTGCGTGATTCCAAGCAAGATGCCAGCCGTTATGAATTGGCGCTCTGGCGCAAGGTATTTCAGCCGCTGTCGATTGCGGTGATGATGCTCATGGCGTTGTCCTTTGTCTTTGGTCCGCTACGCAGCGTGACCATGGGCGCACGTATTCTCTCTGGGGTTATCTTTGGTTTTGGCTTTTATATTGCCAATGAAGTCTTTGGCCCGATGATTTTGGTTTACAGCTTGCCACCAATTATTGGTGCGGTGACGCCAAGTTTGGTGTTTTTAGCGCTGGCGGTGATGCTGCTCAATCGACGTATTTAG
- the lptF gene encoding LPS export ABC transporter permease LptF, with protein sequence MIIVRYLIRETIKSQFAVFFILLLVFISQKFIRVLASATDGSIPSDIILTLVGLNLPSMALLMLPLSIYIGILLTFGKLYAESEITVMNATGMGNSLLVRAAFFLALLTGSVAAFNALWLAPWSADKETQVLEKIESDSGLELLVKGQFQRSPDGQAVVFVDDIRDKGKNLDRVFVAQVAARDSIRPSVLVAKRGHVSELADGRQVLDLKDGVRYEGIPTRLDYSITEFDGYQAVIGQREVRHRSRDWDAMPTIALMKRSELEAQAELQWRISLFLCIPILTMVVVPLSHVNPRQGRFAKLVPAVLIYLAYFLCISAAKSALEEGSLPPYIGLWSVNFMVFLIAVSLNIWDTLPMRKLRASLKRGA encoded by the coding sequence GTGATTATTGTCCGTTATCTAATTCGAGAGACCATAAAAAGCCAGTTTGCAGTGTTCTTCATTTTGTTGCTGGTTTTTATCAGCCAAAAGTTTATTCGCGTACTGGCAAGTGCAACTGATGGCTCCATTCCGAGTGATATTATTCTCACCTTGGTGGGCCTCAATTTGCCTTCGATGGCGCTATTGATGCTGCCTCTGAGTATCTATATCGGTATTTTGCTCACATTTGGTAAGTTGTATGCCGAAAGTGAAATTACCGTGATGAATGCTACTGGCATGGGCAATAGCCTGTTGGTGCGTGCGGCTTTCTTTTTGGCACTCCTTACTGGCTCTGTGGCGGCATTTAACGCCCTTTGGTTGGCACCTTGGAGCGCGGATAAAGAAACGCAAGTGTTGGAGAAAATTGAATCTGATAGCGGTTTAGAGCTGCTTGTTAAAGGTCAATTCCAGCGCTCGCCGGACGGTCAAGCCGTGGTTTTTGTCGATGACATTCGCGACAAAGGTAAGAATTTGGATCGCGTTTTTGTCGCGCAAGTCGCTGCTCGTGACTCGATTCGCCCAAGCGTGCTGGTGGCAAAGCGTGGTCATGTTTCTGAATTAGCTGATGGCCGCCAAGTATTAGATCTGAAAGATGGCGTGCGTTACGAAGGCATTCCGACGCGACTTGATTATTCCATTACAGAGTTTGATGGCTATCAAGCGGTGATTGGTCAGCGTGAAGTGCGTCATCGCAGTCGTGACTGGGATGCGATGCCAACCATTGCGCTAATGAAGCGCTCTGAGCTGGAAGCGCAGGCTGAACTGCAATGGCGTATCTCGCTCTTTCTCTGTATTCCAATCTTGACCATGGTGGTGGTGCCGCTATCTCATGTGAACCCGCGGCAAGGGCGTTTTGCCAAGTTGGTACCGGCAGTCTTAATTTACCTTGCTTACTTCCTTTGTATCAGTGCGGCGAAATCAGCGCTCGAAGAGGGTAGCTTGCCGCCTTATATTGGTCTTTGGTCAGTGAATTTTATGGTCTTTTTAATTGCGGTTTCCCTCAATATTTGGGATACCTTGCCGATGCGTAAACTGCGTGCCAGCCTAAAACGAGGAGCCTGA
- a CDS encoding DNA polymerase III subunit chi: protein MSQALFYLLDQEQSQAPHWHALIYRCLSQAVAEGQRVLLYCQDQEQAEVMDEILWQQRYGEFIAHQLCGEGPKFGTPVEISWPNCPLTGRRQLLINLATEAPIFAVRFPQVVDFVPNDETLKQHARDRYVAYRKQGIHVTTTAAADRPE from the coding sequence ATGAGCCAAGCCCTGTTTTATCTTCTTGATCAAGAACAAAGCCAAGCCCCCCATTGGCATGCTTTGATCTATCGCTGTCTCTCGCAAGCAGTTGCCGAAGGACAGCGCGTGCTTTTGTACTGCCAAGATCAGGAACAAGCAGAAGTCATGGATGAAATATTGTGGCAACAACGCTACGGCGAATTTATTGCCCACCAATTATGCGGTGAAGGGCCAAAATTTGGCACTCCCGTTGAAATTAGCTGGCCGAACTGTCCACTCACCGGTCGTCGTCAATTGCTGATCAATCTGGCGACAGAAGCACCAATTTTTGCGGTTCGCTTCCCACAAGTGGTAGACTTCGTGCCAAATGATGAAACCCTAAAACAGCACGCCCGTGATCGTTATGTGGCCTACCGAAAACAAGGTATCCATGTAACCACCACGGCGGCAGCAGATAGGCCCGAATAG
- a CDS encoding RDD family protein, producing the protein MFKQTNPRKKNAVDAVMDLHAGFVRRILAMIYDAFLVAAIALLASGIGVGVVYLLNMMGFIELTGYQDISDYLASASPASSIFALWLCLAILSFYLYFLTKGGQTLGMRAWKIKLINARPGESEQLSPSQILIRLTTAAFGLGNLICLFDSKNRAFQDYWAETKMVQLDK; encoded by the coding sequence ATGTTCAAGCAAACCAATCCACGGAAAAAAAATGCGGTCGATGCTGTGATGGATCTTCACGCTGGATTTGTGCGTCGCATACTAGCGATGATCTATGATGCTTTTTTGGTTGCCGCCATTGCGCTACTTGCCTCTGGCATTGGCGTTGGGGTGGTCTATCTGCTCAATATGATGGGATTTATCGAACTCACTGGCTATCAAGATATCAGTGACTATCTCGCAAGTGCCTCACCTGCCTCAAGCATTTTCGCGCTCTGGCTATGTCTCGCCATTTTAAGCTTTTATCTCTATTTTCTGACCAAAGGTGGTCAAACCTTAGGAATGCGTGCTTGGAAAATCAAACTGATCAATGCACGCCCAGGGGAAAGTGAGCAGTTAAGCCCATCGCAAATCCTCATTCGCTTAACCACAGCCGCCTTTGGTTTGGGTAATTTGATCTGTCTGTTTGATTCCAAAAACCGCGCTTTTCAAGACTACTGGGCCGAAACAAAAATGGTTCAGCTCGATAAATAG
- a CDS encoding GNAT family N-acetyltransferase, with translation MNKFEIQLADRSHLPAISKLYEKYLDFYQVDITGKNPQDYLEQRLINNESYIFYAVTETGEYAGFAQLYPLFCSLEMKRAWLLYDLYVDDQYRKMGVGKQLLQRAEIFAKEKDSAYIMLSTATDNFRAQSLYEKSGYEKDTEFLTYLNHLKP, from the coding sequence ATGAATAAATTCGAAATCCAGCTTGCCGATAGATCACACTTACCTGCAATATCAAAACTTTATGAAAAATATTTAGACTTTTATCAGGTTGATATAACAGGTAAAAATCCACAAGACTATCTAGAACAACGTTTAATCAACAATGAGTCGTATATTTTTTATGCTGTGACAGAAACGGGTGAATACGCTGGGTTTGCACAGCTATATCCACTCTTTTGCTCATTAGAAATGAAACGCGCCTGGCTACTCTACGATCTATACGTAGATGATCAATATCGAAAAATGGGCGTTGGCAAACAACTTCTTCAGCGTGCAGAGATCTTCGCTAAAGAAAAAGATTCGGCTTATATCATGCTCAGCACAGCAACCGATAACTTTAGAGCGCAAAGTCTATATGAAAAAAGTGGCTACGAAAAAGACACGGAATTTTTAACTTATCTAAACCATCTAAAGCCTTAA
- the pepA gene encoding leucyl aminopeptidase, whose amino-acid sequence MEFNVKSGSPEKQRSACIVVGVFEPRRLSPVAEQLDKISDGYISSLLRRGDLEGKAGQMLLLHQVPNILSERVLLVGCGKERELDERQYKQIIKKTISTLNETGSMEAVCFLTELHVKGRDTYWKVRQAVEATKESLYTFNQFKSRKPETRRPLRKMVFNVPTRRELALGERAIAHGLAIASGVRACKDLGNMPPNVANPAYLASQARRLGDDFNTINTKIIGEQEMEKLGMTSYLAVGRGSRNESMMSLIEYKGPGVAENSKPIVLVGKGLTFDSGGISLKPGEGMDEMKYDMCGAASVFGVMKALAQLNLPLHVVGVLAGCENMPGSNAYRPGDILTTMSGQTVEVLNTDAEGRLVLCDALTYVERYEPECVIDVATLTGACVIALGHHISGLVGNHNALASELVNASELAGDRAWRMPMTDEYQEQIASPFADMANIGGRPAGTITAGCFLSRFTKKYNWAHLDIAGTAWTSGKNKGATGRPVPMLVQFLLGRIGEESAE is encoded by the coding sequence ATGGAGTTTAATGTCAAGAGCGGTAGCCCCGAGAAACAACGCAGTGCCTGTATTGTCGTTGGTGTATTTGAGCCACGCCGTCTCTCTCCGGTCGCCGAGCAACTCGACAAAATCAGTGATGGCTATATTAGCTCACTGTTACGCCGTGGTGACCTCGAAGGGAAAGCAGGCCAAATGCTACTGCTACACCAAGTTCCCAATATTTTGTCTGAACGCGTCCTGTTGGTCGGCTGTGGCAAAGAGCGCGAACTCGATGAGCGTCAATACAAACAAATTATCAAAAAGACCATCAGCACGCTGAATGAAACCGGCTCTATGGAGGCGGTATGCTTTTTGACTGAGCTTCATGTCAAAGGCCGTGATACTTATTGGAAAGTTCGCCAAGCCGTCGAAGCCACCAAAGAAAGTCTATACACCTTTAATCAATTTAAGAGTCGCAAACCTGAAACACGTCGTCCGCTGCGCAAAATGGTCTTTAATGTGCCAACGCGCCGTGAGCTTGCTTTAGGTGAGCGCGCCATTGCCCATGGTCTTGCCATCGCATCTGGTGTGCGTGCCTGTAAAGATCTTGGCAATATGCCACCAAACGTTGCCAATCCAGCGTACCTTGCTTCGCAAGCGCGCCGTCTAGGCGATGACTTTAATACCATCAACACCAAGATCATTGGTGAGCAAGAGATGGAAAAACTGGGTATGACCTCATACCTAGCGGTTGGTCGTGGTTCGCGCAATGAATCCATGATGTCTTTGATTGAATACAAAGGCCCTGGCGTTGCTGAAAACAGCAAACCGATTGTCCTCGTTGGTAAAGGTTTGACCTTTGACTCCGGCGGTATCTCATTGAAGCCTGGTGAAGGTATGGATGAGATGAAATATGACATGTGCGGTGCAGCATCTGTCTTTGGTGTGATGAAAGCGCTTGCACAGCTCAACCTACCACTTCATGTGGTCGGTGTGCTGGCTGGCTGTGAAAACATGCCTGGCAGCAATGCCTATCGTCCTGGCGATATTCTCACCACCATGTCAGGCCAAACCGTTGAAGTATTAAATACCGATGCAGAAGGTCGCTTGGTGCTTTGTGATGCCCTCACCTATGTTGAGCGTTACGAGCCTGAGTGCGTCATTGATGTCGCCACCCTCACTGGCGCCTGTGTGATTGCCCTTGGCCATCATATTTCCGGTTTAGTAGGCAACCACAATGCGCTGGCATCAGAGCTTGTCAACGCATCTGAGCTTGCGGGTGACCGCGCGTGGCGCATGCCAATGACCGATGAGTATCAAGAGCAAATCGCCAGCCCATTTGCTGATATGGCAAATATTGGCGGTCGTCCTGCGGGCACCATTACCGCGGGTTGTTTCTTGTCTCGCTTTACCAAAAAGTACAACTGGGCTCACCTTGATATTGCGGGTACAGCTTGGACTTCCGGTAAAAACAAAGGCGCAACCGGACGTCCGGTGCCCATGCTGGTCCAGTTCCTACTTGGCCGCATCGGCGAAGAAAGCGCAGAATAA
- a CDS encoding Na+/H+ antiporter family protein — translation MTVAVEASLKEASSVKSFQKIAIGVVVLLCALVVFQPGIFPINSVILAISLMIVMCLLRVPVPIALIGGALVGAINSGLSVSQALEAYNSNLGAGAQVGMTYVMIGAFAVALARSGILDLFANKVTMAVSCGVSARGLKWGLYAIFVIVSVISQNLVPVHIAFIPVMIPPLLATFNRLGIDRRAIACVIACSISISYLLLPTGFGAIYLFEILLPNLNEAGAGFNLNIVAKQVPHAMFLPVMGIVAGMLFAVFISYRRPRRYQSSSKSELLVDAAKDVAPSPIALSQLLFVVAAVVVALCCQLWFDSLLLGAMLGFVILSFSGVFTWQQQDDVFTEGMRMMVQIAIIITLAAGFSGVLNATNEIPALIETSKAMIGDNQMFAALMMLLVGLFITIGFGDSFASVPILAPIYVPLALSLGFSPMATVALLGASAALGDAGSPASTISLGVTSGLNADGQHDHLHDSVIPTFLHANVGMVLFAWLAALIL, via the coding sequence ATGACAGTTGCAGTAGAGGCGAGCCTAAAAGAGGCATCGTCAGTGAAGTCATTTCAAAAAATAGCCATTGGCGTTGTTGTTCTGTTGTGCGCGCTTGTGGTTTTTCAGCCCGGCATATTCCCTATTAATTCGGTAATATTAGCGATTAGTTTGATGATCGTGATGTGTCTACTACGTGTTCCTGTGCCCATTGCATTAATTGGTGGCGCCTTAGTGGGGGCGATCAATAGCGGCTTATCTGTTTCGCAGGCACTTGAAGCATACAATTCAAATTTAGGTGCAGGCGCTCAGGTCGGGATGACCTATGTGATGATCGGTGCCTTTGCGGTGGCATTAGCCCGAAGCGGTATTTTGGATCTATTTGCAAATAAAGTGACGATGGCAGTGTCATGTGGCGTATCGGCAAGGGGATTAAAGTGGGGGCTGTATGCAATTTTTGTCATTGTTTCAGTGATCTCACAAAATCTGGTGCCTGTGCATATCGCCTTTATTCCAGTGATGATTCCACCACTGCTGGCGACCTTTAATCGTCTTGGGATTGATCGCCGTGCCATCGCTTGTGTGATCGCTTGCTCCATCAGCATCAGTTATCTATTGCTTCCTACAGGGTTTGGTGCCATTTACCTTTTTGAAATCTTGCTACCAAATCTCAATGAGGCAGGAGCCGGATTCAACCTCAATATTGTTGCCAAGCAAGTACCACACGCGATGTTTTTACCCGTGATGGGCATTGTCGCGGGTATGTTGTTTGCAGTCTTCATTAGCTATCGCAGGCCGCGCCGTTATCAGTCGTCCTCTAAATCAGAGTTGCTAGTCGATGCGGCGAAAGATGTGGCGCCATCGCCCATTGCCCTCTCTCAGCTGCTGTTTGTGGTTGCTGCGGTTGTGGTCGCGCTCTGTTGTCAGCTGTGGTTTGATTCGCTACTGCTTGGCGCCATGCTTGGCTTTGTCATTCTCTCTTTTTCAGGCGTCTTTACTTGGCAGCAGCAAGATGATGTCTTTACCGAAGGGATGCGAATGATGGTACAAATTGCCATCATCATTACACTTGCTGCCGGCTTTTCTGGTGTTTTAAATGCAACCAATGAAATTCCAGCATTGATTGAAACCAGCAAAGCGATGATTGGTGATAATCAGATGTTTGCAGCGCTGATGATGTTGCTCGTTGGGTTGTTTATTACCATCGGTTTTGGGGATTCCTTTGCTAGTGTGCCGATTCTCGCGCCTATTTATGTACCATTAGCGCTATCGCTAGGATTTTCGCCCATGGCGACAGTGGCACTATTGGGCGCATCAGCTGCATTGGGTGATGCCGGCTCACCGGCATCAACTATCTCTTTAGGGGTGACTTCTGGATTAAATGCAGATGGTCAGCATGATCACTTACATGACTCGGTGATCCCGACCTTTTTACATGCCAATGTGGGGATGGTGTTATTTGCATGGTTAGCCGCACTGATTCTTTAA
- a CDS encoding valine--tRNA ligase, whose amino-acid sequence MEKTYNPTSIEQALYQTWEEQGYFKPHGDTTKEAYSIMIPPPNVTGSLHMGHAFQDTIMDTLIRCERMKGKNTLWQVGTDHAGIATQMVVERKIAAEEGKTKHDYGRDAFIDKIWEWKGESGGTITKQLRRLGASVDWDRERFTMDDGLSNAVKEVFVRLYEEDLIYRGKRLVNWDPKLHTAISDLEVESKDTKGHMWHFRYPLADGVKTADGKDYIVVATTRPETMLGDTGVAVNPEDPRYKDLIGKEIILPIVDRRILIVGDEHADMEKGTGCVKITPAHDFNDYEVGKRHQLPMINILTFDANIRDAAEVFDTNGEVTDVYSSELPAKYQGMERFAARKAIVAEFDELGLLEEIKDHDLQVPYGDRGGVVIEPMLTDQWYVRTAPLAKPAVEAVENGDIQFVPKQYENMYFSWMRDVQDWCISRQLWWGHRIPAWYDNQGNVYVGRDEEEVRQKHNLAPVVVLRQDDDVLDTWFSSALWTFGTQGWPENTEALKQFHPSDVLVSGFDIIFFWVARMIMMTLHFCKDENGKPQVPFKTVYMTGLIRDENGDKMSKSKGNVLDPIDMIDGIDLESLVEKRTGNMMQPQLAAKIEKNTRKTFENGIDAYGTDALRFTLAAMASTGRDINWDMKRLEGYRNFCNKLWNASRYVMMNTEEQDCGFNDGDIEFSLADKWIESQFELAAKAFNNHIDNFRLDMAANTLYEFIWNQFCDWYLELTKPVLWKGTEAQQRGTRRTLITVLEKTLRLAHPVIPYITETIWQSIKPLVDGVEGDTIMLQALPQFDEANFHQEALDDIEWVKGFITSIRNLRAEYDIAPSKGLNVMLKAANAQDAARVEANTQVLMSLAKLDEIRVLSEGEETPACATALVGQSTLMIPMAGLIDKDAELARLDKEIAKTEGEIKRIDGKLSNQGFVAKAPEAVVAAERAKLDGYKETLVKLAEQKATIAAL is encoded by the coding sequence ATGGAAAAGACATATAACCCAACTTCAATCGAACAAGCTCTGTATCAGACTTGGGAAGAGCAAGGCTACTTTAAGCCCCACGGTGACACCACGAAAGAAGCTTACAGCATCATGATTCCACCACCGAACGTCACTGGTAGCCTGCATATGGGCCATGCGTTCCAAGATACAATCATGGATACACTGATTCGCTGCGAGCGTATGAAGGGTAAAAACACCCTTTGGCAAGTGGGTACTGACCATGCTGGTATCGCAACTCAGATGGTTGTTGAGCGTAAAATTGCTGCCGAAGAAGGCAAAACCAAACATGACTACGGTCGTGACGCTTTCATCGACAAAATCTGGGAATGGAAAGGCGAGTCTGGCGGCACCATCACCAAACAGCTCCGTCGTCTTGGCGCATCTGTCGATTGGGATCGTGAGCGCTTTACCATGGACGATGGTCTATCCAATGCAGTAAAAGAAGTATTCGTTCGTCTATACGAAGAAGATCTCATTTACCGCGGCAAGCGTCTTGTGAACTGGGATCCTAAACTGCACACCGCAATTTCAGATCTTGAAGTTGAAAGCAAAGATACCAAAGGCCACATGTGGCACTTCCGCTACCCGCTAGCAGATGGCGTGAAAACAGCCGATGGTAAAGACTACATCGTTGTAGCAACCACCCGTCCAGAGACCATGCTAGGTGATACTGGCGTCGCGGTTAACCCTGAAGATCCACGCTACAAGGATCTAATTGGTAAAGAGATTATTCTACCTATCGTTGATCGTCGCATCCTGATTGTGGGCGATGAGCACGCCGATATGGAAAAAGGCACTGGCTGTGTGAAAATCACACCTGCGCACGACTTCAATGACTATGAAGTTGGTAAGCGCCACCAGCTGCCAATGATCAATATTCTGACTTTCGACGCAAACATTCGCGACGCAGCAGAAGTTTTTGATACCAATGGTGAAGTAACTGACGTTTACAGCAGCGAACTACCAGCGAAATACCAAGGTATGGAGCGCTTTGCGGCGCGTAAAGCGATCGTTGCTGAATTTGACGAACTTGGCTTGCTTGAAGAGATCAAAGATCACGATCTTCAAGTGCCTTACGGCGACCGTGGCGGCGTGGTTATTGAACCAATGCTTACTGACCAATGGTACGTTCGCACAGCACCACTTGCGAAACCAGCCGTGGAAGCCGTTGAAAACGGCGATATCCAATTTGTACCAAAGCAATACGAAAACATGTACTTCTCTTGGATGCGTGACGTTCAAGACTGGTGTATCTCTCGTCAACTTTGGTGGGGTCACCGCATTCCGGCATGGTATGACAACCAAGGCAACGTATATGTCGGTCGTGATGAAGAAGAAGTCCGTCAAAAACATAACCTCGCACCTGTGGTTGTACTTCGTCAAGATGACGATGTTCTCGATACTTGGTTCTCTTCTGCACTTTGGACCTTTGGTACACAAGGCTGGCCTGAAAATACAGAGGCACTGAAACAGTTCCACCCATCTGATGTATTGGTGTCAGGTTTTGACATCATCTTCTTCTGGGTTGCCCGTATGATCATGATGACGCTGCACTTCTGTAAAGATGAAAACGGCAAGCCACAAGTACCATTCAAAACCGTTTACATGACAGGTCTGATCCGTGATGAAAACGGCGACAAGATGTCGAAATCAAAAGGTAACGTGCTTGATCCAATCGATATGATCGATGGTATCGACCTTGAGTCTTTGGTTGAGAAGCGCACGGGTAACATGATGCAACCTCAACTTGCGGCCAAGATCGAGAAGAACACCCGTAAGACCTTTGAAAATGGTATCGACGCATACGGTACTGATGCACTACGTTTCACTCTTGCAGCGATGGCATCCACTGGCCGTGATATCAACTGGGATATGAAGCGCCTAGAAGGTTACCGCAACTTCTGTAACAAGCTATGGAACGCTAGCCGTTACGTGATGATGAACACAGAAGAGCAAGATTGTGGCTTTAACGACGGTGATATCGAATTCTCACTGGCAGACAAGTGGATCGAATCTCAGTTTGAATTGGCTGCCAAAGCGTTCAACAACCATATCGATAACTTCCGCCTTGATATGGCAGCGAACACGCTCTATGAGTTCATCTGGAACCAATTCTGTGACTGGTACCTAGAGCTAACGAAACCAGTGCTATGGAAAGGCACAGAGGCGCAGCAACGTGGTACACGTCGCACGCTAATTACTGTACTTGAGAAAACTCTCCGTCTTGCACATCCAGTGATCCCTTATATCACCGAAACGATTTGGCAAAGCATCAAGCCATTGGTTGACGGTGTTGAAGGCGACACCATCATGCTGCAAGCACTACCACAATTCGACGAAGCAAACTTCCACCAAGAAGCGCTTGATGATATCGAATGGGTGAAAGGCTTTATCACCAGTATTCGTAACCTACGTGCAGAATATGACATCGCGCCAAGCAAAGGTTTGAACGTGATGCTCAAAGCTGCTAATGCACAGGATGCTGCGCGTGTTGAAGCCAATACTCAGGTACTGATGTCTCTGGCTAAGCTTGACGAGATTCGTGTACTGTCTGAAGGTGAAGAAACGCCAGCATGTGCTACTGCACTTGTGGGTCAATCAACGCTGATGATCCCAATGGCAGGTCTGATTGATAAAGACGCAGAGCTTGCTCGTTTGGACAAAGAGATCGCGAAAACTGAAGGCGAGATCAAACGCATCGACGGTAAACTCAGCAACCAAGGCTTTGTTGCCAAGGCACCAGAAGCTGTCGTTGCCGCAGAGCGCGCCAAACTTGATGGCTACAAAGAAACCTTGGTTAAACTTGCCGAGCAAAAAGCCACCATTGCCGCGCTTTAA